In Desulfovibrio sp. UIB00, the following are encoded in one genomic region:
- a CDS encoding DUF4177 domain-containing protein: MDFEYKTVPAPMVLSIKTEKEAEQAIYSFGNMINREAQGGWEFHSMETITTEAAPGCFSGGKPNTKPYNMLIFKREKMPRD; this comes from the coding sequence ATGGACTTTGAGTACAAAACCGTTCCCGCACCTATGGTACTGAGCATCAAGACGGAAAAGGAAGCCGAACAGGCCATCTACAGCTTCGGCAACATGATCAACCGCGAAGCCCAGGGCGGGTGGGAATTCCACAGCATGGAAACCATCACCACGGAGGCGGCCCCGGGCTGCTTCAGCGGCGGCAAGCCCAACACCAAGCCCTACAACATGCTGATCTTCAAACGCGAAAAAATGCCGCGGGATTAG
- a CDS encoding type II toxin-antitoxin system HicB family antitoxin: protein MLYPIILHKDEGSAYGVTVPDFPGVFSGGDTLEEALANVQDAIECFYDGEENVNPPSPSALEAVLASEDAQGGAVVLVEVNFDFLEKKTVPVNITLPLYMRNRIDHAAKTRGLNRSQFLQKAAQQYMDAAC, encoded by the coding sequence ATGCTGTATCCAATTATTTTGCATAAGGACGAAGGCAGCGCCTACGGTGTAACCGTGCCGGACTTTCCCGGCGTGTTTTCCGGCGGCGATACCCTTGAGGAAGCCCTGGCAAACGTGCAGGACGCTATCGAATGCTTTTATGACGGGGAGGAAAACGTCAATCCTCCCTCGCCTTCCGCGCTGGAGGCCGTGCTGGCCTCCGAAGACGCCCAGGGCGGCGCGGTGGTGCTGGTGGAGGTGAACTTTGACTTTCTGGAAAAGAAAACCGTGCCCGTCAATATCACCCTGCCCCTGTATATGCGCAACCGCATCGACCACGCCGCCAAAACTCGCGGCCTGAACAGATCGCAGTTTTTGCAGAAAGCCGCCCAGCAGTATATGGACGCCGCCTGCTAG
- a CDS encoding ogr/Delta-like zinc finger family protein: MRIYCTRCGHRAIIRTSKQLGSTRKLYCLCGDPECGHSFVMDLSFSHTISPSALDLPEKVRAGLQQQSPGQILSLFAVLR; encoded by the coding sequence ATGCGCATTTATTGCACACGTTGCGGGCACCGGGCCATCATACGCACAAGCAAACAGCTTGGCAGCACGCGCAAACTGTATTGCCTGTGCGGCGACCCGGAGTGCGGGCACAGTTTTGTGATGGATTTGAGCTTTTCCCACACCATCTCGCCCAGCGCGCTGGATTTGCCGGAGAAGGTGCGCGCCGGGCTGCAACAGCAAAGCCCCGGCCAGATTTTGAGTCTGTTCGCGGTGCTGAGGTAG
- the yidD gene encoding membrane protein insertion efficiency factor YidD yields the protein MMKTCIIACIRWYQRQPCALHARCRFEPTCSEYMALAVQKYGALRGLWLGAKRIARCRPPNGGVDHP from the coding sequence ATGATGAAGACGTGTATTATTGCATGTATTCGCTGGTACCAGCGGCAGCCCTGCGCGCTGCACGCCCGGTGCCGCTTTGAGCCGACCTGCTCGGAATACATGGCTCTGGCAGTGCAAAAATACGGCGCACTGCGGGGGCTTTGGCTTGGGGCAAAGCGCATTGCGCGCTGCCGCCCGCCCAATGGCGGCGTGGATCATCCGTAA
- a CDS encoding phage portal protein — translation MKKHKKRPAGQNDAQGAGGGGRAVAFSFGEPESVMQGELSQYLGVYLLDNGQYYQTPIPLTGLARLLRANAYHWPMLEFKVNKLLRGFTGSPALDRITMRKVATDYMVFANAYLQRLYNLFGQVVGYAHLAAINMRRAKEDDQYVMLGVDGSLTKFAPGEVLHVKTYDVAQEVYGLPSYLGAIQSMLLQEDATLFRRRYYRNGAHMGYIFCSSSAYLDVDDENALREAMKQSKGVGNFRNLFLHIPNGKEKDIQILPVGDFSTRDELEKIKNISRDDIIAAHRIPPALANIIPSVAGGLGDIEKADAVYVQNEIEPLREDLGVVNHELPEHLRVHFAPAALPPMH, via the coding sequence ATGAAGAAGCACAAAAAGCGCCCCGCAGGGCAAAATGACGCCCAGGGCGCAGGCGGCGGGGGCCGGGCCGTGGCCTTTAGCTTTGGCGAGCCGGAAAGCGTGATGCAGGGCGAGCTATCGCAATATCTTGGCGTGTATTTGCTGGATAACGGCCAGTATTACCAGACGCCCATTCCCCTGACGGGCCTTGCCCGCCTGCTGCGGGCCAACGCCTACCACTGGCCCATGCTGGAATTCAAGGTAAACAAGCTGCTGCGGGGCTTTACGGGCAGCCCGGCCCTTGACCGTATAACCATGCGCAAGGTTGCCACGGATTACATGGTGTTTGCCAACGCCTATTTGCAGCGGCTGTACAATTTGTTTGGGCAGGTGGTGGGCTATGCGCACCTTGCGGCCATAAACATGCGGCGCGCCAAGGAGGACGACCAGTACGTGATGCTGGGTGTGGATGGCAGCCTGACAAAGTTTGCCCCCGGCGAGGTGCTGCACGTAAAGACCTATGATGTGGCGCAGGAGGTATACGGCCTGCCCTCGTATCTGGGGGCCATACAAAGCATGCTGTTGCAGGAGGACGCCACGCTGTTTCGGCGGCGCTATTACCGCAACGGCGCGCACATGGGCTATATTTTTTGCAGTTCGTCCGCCTATCTGGATGTGGACGATGAAAACGCCCTGCGCGAGGCCATGAAGCAAAGCAAGGGGGTGGGCAATTTTCGCAACCTGTTTTTGCACATACCCAACGGCAAGGAGAAGGACATACAGATCTTGCCCGTGGGGGATTTTTCTACCCGGGACGAGCTGGAAAAGATCAAGAACATCAGCCGCGACGACATTATCGCCGCGCACCGCATACCGCCCGCGCTGGCGAACATTATACCCAGCGTGGCCGGAGGCCTGGGCGATATTGAAAAGGCCGATGCAGTGTATGTGCAAAATGAGATTGAACCGCTGCGGGAAGACCTGGGCGTGGTGAACCATGAACTGCCGGAGCACCTGCGGGTGCATTTTGCGCCTGCGGCCTTGCCGCCCATGCATTGA
- a CDS encoding pentapeptide repeat-containing protein: MSDIQEPKQELFCDPDQYARLLRCSKKKNMAEWNNWREANLDVEIWLQGAKFRDAHLEEADFRGAHCEHASFSGAHCERANFWGAHCEGANFREAHCEGANFLLVHCEGTNFWWAHCEGANFLGVHCEGAEFREAHCEGADFGAAHCEEAIFWRAYCEGANFREAHCEGAYFVKAQCEGANFRYAQFSTSTNFFYCTIDDASDFSYTALGSIMVEPDKRARMEYNIRRLAWKQQYVEQAESLQQVFLINGWQKVSTILSSLLAWLYLCPVRFFWHVSDYGYSTGRVIRYFIFFILLFTLLYTFFPWMLMVNNTPIDAPLPERFLQMLAFATSTMVTLGFSNINVAIENGRPVLAGMLVVSCNLIVGYFMLAVLVTRLGILFQSMGPGEPRNKKVKVKRP; this comes from the coding sequence ATGAGCGATATTCAAGAGCCAAAGCAGGAGCTCTTTTGCGACCCAGACCAATATGCCAGGCTCCTCCGCTGCAGTAAAAAAAAGAATATGGCGGAGTGGAATAATTGGCGGGAGGCGAATCTAGACGTGGAAATTTGGCTGCAAGGGGCTAAATTTCGAGATGCGCATCTTGAGGAAGCGGATTTTCGAGGTGCGCATTGCGAGCATGCGAGTTTTTCTGGTGCTCATTGCGAGAGGGCGAATTTTTGGGGTGCGCATTGCGAGGGGGCGAATTTTCGTGAGGCGCATTGCGAGGGGGCGAATTTTTTGCTGGTGCATTGCGAGGGGACGAATTTTTGGTGGGCGCATTGCGAGGGGGCGAATTTTTTGGGGGTGCATTGCGAGGGGGCGGAATTTCGTGAGGCGCATTGCGAGGGTGCGGATTTTGGGGCGGCGCATTGCGAGGAGGCGATATTTTGGAGGGCATATTGCGAGGGGGCGAATTTTCGTGAGGCGCATTGCGAGGGTGCGTATTTTGTGAAGGCGCAGTGCGAGGGGGCAAATTTTCGCTATGCCCAGTTCAGCACTTCCACGAATTTTTTTTATTGTACCATAGATGACGCCAGTGATTTTTCTTACACCGCTCTTGGAAGCATTATGGTTGAGCCAGACAAACGGGCACGGATGGAATATAACATCAGGCGGCTTGCGTGGAAACAACAATATGTGGAACAGGCAGAGTCCTTACAGCAGGTCTTCCTGATTAATGGCTGGCAGAAGGTGAGTACGATACTGTCTAGCCTGCTGGCATGGCTTTACCTCTGTCCGGTCCGGTTTTTCTGGCATGTCTCTGACTACGGCTACAGCACTGGGCGAGTGATCAGATATTTTATCTTTTTTATCTTGCTGTTTACGCTGTTGTACACGTTCTTTCCGTGGATGCTGATGGTAAATAATACTCCTATAGACGCCCCGCTTCCTGAACGTTTTTTGCAAATGTTGGCTTTTGCCACGTCTACTATGGTGACGTTGGGCTTTAGTAACATCAACGTTGCCATAGAAAACGGAAGGCCAGTTTTGGCAGGCATGCTCGTGGTTAGCTGCAACCTCATTGTAGGCTACTTCATGCTGGCAGTGCTGGTAACTCGCCTTGGAATTCTTTTTCAAAGCATGGGGCCAGGTGAGCCGCGCAACAAAAAAGTAAAGGTGAAAAGGCCATAG
- a CDS encoding type II toxin-antitoxin system HicA family toxin has protein sequence MPIDFNAHDAYKFFMTTRELLKRLAGAGFVNKGGKGHDKLVHPDGRVTVLPRHKGDIAPGTLRAIERQTKVKLS, from the coding sequence TTGCCGATTGACTTCAATGCGCATGATGCGTATAAATTTTTCATGACAACGCGCGAACTGCTAAAACGATTGGCAGGGGCAGGCTTTGTAAACAAAGGGGGCAAAGGCCATGATAAATTGGTGCACCCGGATGGCAGGGTCACAGTGTTGCCACGGCACAAGGGCGACATCGCCCCCGGCACGCTGAGGGCCATAGAGCGCCAAACCAAGGTAAAGTTAAGCTAA
- a CDS encoding DUF2971 domain-containing protein, whose translation MTQPVPSVLYKYMPEGRKDFFDNYKCELTLLGDMDILFDYAVGLAGAINPAIKISSIIKEHEASDEKFFRIPEDHEKGFLNGAIKFFCPFINDIISEQKKREAVQQAVDDTVKINEKELPKLIANFRKKFYQTRILNLIEHNNSVAIWTTYAYREANTAHSGFMLGLDTEHTFFHREKGITSELQKVMYPSPSRKWYVSDLLAPNRNEAKTANDLQALLHTKNESFSFEHEWRTAMVTPSSTHASNTETIPCDMIKNVYLGARASSDLKKTAFSFCNKHAIPLFQMIPSRPGTLEPELVLLL comes from the coding sequence ATGACGCAACCCGTGCCGTCAGTTTTGTACAAGTATATGCCTGAAGGGCGTAAAGATTTTTTTGACAATTACAAGTGTGAGTTAACTCTACTTGGTGACATGGACATATTGTTTGACTATGCCGTTGGGCTAGCTGGCGCGATCAACCCAGCAATCAAGATTTCTTCTATTATTAAAGAGCACGAAGCTTCAGATGAAAAGTTTTTTAGAATCCCGGAAGACCATGAAAAGGGATTCCTTAACGGGGCCATAAAATTCTTTTGCCCCTTTATAAACGATATAATATCAGAACAAAAAAAAAGGGAGGCAGTACAACAAGCAGTAGATGATACTGTAAAAATTAATGAAAAAGAACTGCCCAAGTTAATCGCAAATTTCCGAAAAAAATTTTACCAGACTCGAATACTAAACTTAATTGAACATAACAACTCAGTTGCCATATGGACTACCTATGCATATCGCGAGGCCAACACGGCGCATTCAGGTTTTATGCTCGGCCTTGATACAGAACACACTTTTTTTCATCGCGAAAAAGGCATTACATCTGAACTACAAAAAGTGATGTATCCTTCACCTTCTCGCAAATGGTATGTATCAGACCTGTTAGCCCCAAACAGGAATGAGGCAAAGACCGCAAACGATCTCCAAGCCTTGCTCCACACAAAGAATGAAAGTTTTTCATTTGAGCATGAGTGGCGCACTGCGATGGTTACACCGTCAAGCACACATGCGAGCAACACAGAAACTATTCCCTGTGATATGATAAAGAATGTTTACTTAGGCGCACGCGCAAGTTCAGATCTTAAAAAAACAGCTTTCTCTTTCTGCAACAAGCACGCAATACCCTTATTTCAAATGATTCCTTCTAGGCCAGGCACCCTCGAACCAGAGTTGGTTCTGCTCCTCTAG
- a CDS encoding terminase family protein, with protein sequence MPEADKNNNIGHIDQKAPAGRRRYPEEVKNAARSLFLRHWKVAEIAETLSVPERTVYDWSIKGAWLDMLSHEGPDEAINRRLELLVGRDNKTQAELREIDLLIQSQERRLRMRERELAQAAATGQAVEAAGGQERQNPFAGTTTPKKGGKKGKKKNDVSHLTAEDFKERLHSRFFAYQHEVRSTLGQRNRMFLKARQLGFTWFFAQEGFENATLTGDNQIFLSATRAQSEIFLQYIRDICGEAFDIELKGNPLVLHTAKGPATLYFLATSSRSAQGYHGHVYGDEFFWMPKFKEFWKVASGMAAHAKWRRTMFSTPSIITHEAYPRWSGKEYLSRFKNPAPWPDKAALRQGLVCPDNTYRRIVTLDDAEAGGCNLFNRQDLEQEYSPEEFRQLFGCEFIDDTLAVFVLTLLEGCMEDPDGWGLDLKRARPVDDAGVWGGYDPSRTRDDASFVVLLPPQKEGEKIRLLERHTWKGKSYLWQVGRIRDLCQKYRFMHMGVDVTGPGQAVLENVRQFCPVAMPITYSLMSKAALVLKALEVMEQRRLAWDAAQTDIAHAFMTIRQVATPSGQVTYAAHRTDSTGHADVAWAIMHALAAEPLARQLRAGGKSSSLAFSQ encoded by the coding sequence ATGCCAGAAGCGGACAAGAACAATAATATAGGTCATATTGACCAGAAAGCGCCAGCAGGTCGCCGCCGCTACCCGGAGGAAGTCAAAAACGCCGCCCGGAGTCTGTTTTTGCGCCACTGGAAGGTGGCGGAGATTGCAGAAACCCTCTCCGTGCCGGAGCGCACCGTCTATGACTGGTCAATAAAGGGCGCATGGCTGGACATGCTGAGCCATGAAGGCCCGGACGAAGCCATCAACCGCCGCCTTGAGCTGCTGGTGGGCCGCGACAACAAAACGCAGGCCGAATTGCGCGAGATTGACCTGCTGATTCAGAGCCAGGAGCGCCGCCTGCGCATGCGCGAGCGCGAGTTGGCCCAGGCTGCCGCCACGGGGCAGGCAGTGGAAGCGGCAGGCGGGCAGGAGCGGCAAAACCCTTTTGCCGGAACGACAACGCCCAAAAAGGGCGGCAAAAAGGGCAAGAAAAAGAATGACGTTTCGCACCTGACCGCCGAGGACTTCAAGGAACGGCTGCACAGCCGTTTTTTTGCCTATCAGCATGAAGTGCGCTCCACCCTGGGGCAGCGCAACCGCATGTTTTTGAAGGCCCGCCAGTTGGGCTTTACCTGGTTTTTTGCGCAGGAAGGTTTTGAGAACGCCACCCTCACGGGCGACAACCAGATATTCCTTTCTGCCACGCGGGCGCAGAGCGAAATATTTTTGCAGTATATCCGCGATATTTGCGGCGAGGCCTTTGACATTGAGCTGAAGGGCAATCCCCTTGTGCTGCACACGGCAAAGGGGCCTGCCACCCTGTATTTTTTGGCCACGTCTTCCCGATCGGCCCAGGGCTACCACGGGCATGTGTACGGCGATGAATTTTTCTGGATGCCCAAGTTCAAGGAGTTCTGGAAAGTGGCCAGCGGCATGGCCGCGCATGCCAAGTGGCGGCGCACCATGTTTTCCACGCCTTCCATCATCACGCATGAGGCCTATCCGCGCTGGAGCGGCAAGGAATACCTCTCGCGTTTCAAGAATCCCGCGCCCTGGCCGGACAAGGCCGCCCTGCGTCAGGGCCTTGTGTGCCCGGACAACACCTATCGCCGCATTGTGACCCTGGACGATGCCGAGGCCGGGGGCTGCAACCTGTTTAACAGGCAGGATCTGGAGCAGGAATACAGCCCGGAGGAGTTTCGCCAGCTATTTGGCTGCGAGTTTATTGACGACACGCTGGCCGTGTTTGTTTTGACCCTGCTTGAAGGCTGCATGGAAGACCCGGACGGCTGGGGCCTTGACCTCAAGCGCGCCCGCCCGGTGGACGATGCCGGGGTGTGGGGCGGCTACGACCCCTCGCGCACGCGGGACGATGCCAGCTTTGTGGTGCTGCTGCCGCCGCAGAAAGAAGGGGAGAAGATACGCCTTTTGGAGCGCCACACCTGGAAGGGCAAAAGCTATTTGTGGCAGGTGGGGCGCATACGCGACCTGTGCCAGAAATACCGCTTTATGCACATGGGCGTGGACGTGACCGGCCCGGGCCAGGCCGTGCTGGAAAACGTGCGCCAGTTTTGCCCCGTGGCCATGCCCATCACCTACAGCCTGATGAGCAAGGCGGCGCTGGTGCTCAAGGCGCTGGAAGTGATGGAGCAGCGGCGGCTTGCCTGGGATGCCGCGCAAACAGACATTGCCCACGCCTTTATGACCATCCGGCAGGTGGCCACGCCCAGCGGGCAGGTGACCTATGCCGCCCACAGAACAGACAGCACAGGCCATGCGGACGTGGCCTGGGCCATCATGCATGCCCTGGCTGCGGAACCGCTGGCCCGGCAGCTACGGGCGGGCGGCAAATCAAGCTCGCTGGCCTTTAGCCAATAG